Within Pungitius pungitius chromosome 18, fPunPun2.1, whole genome shotgun sequence, the genomic segment AGAGTTCTTCTCACTTTTAACGttggtttttagtctttttagcgTGGTTTTTACAGAACAGGTATTTATTATGGGAGCTGtctacaaaaaaacagaaaaggaaaaatggcAGCTCCTAAATTTCCTCTGTGGGGAAGCAAAGATGGCAATTTATATATCAAGGAAAAACAGAGTGGAAAACAGGGAGGGGCAGGAGGCCCAGGCTATCTGGCTGTGTAACATAAGAGCAAGACTCTGGCTAGAGTTCAGGTTTTTTAAGCACATTGGAGATTTGGATGCTTTTAAACTGCACTGGTGTTTTAACAACATTGTTTGTTCTGTGGCTCATGATGAGCTAGAATTTGCACAATTtttaatgtgagtgtgtgtgtgtgtgtatatttattgtTCTCTTTTGTGTGAGAAACGCAgcagcgtttgtttttttttttttgtcatacatttttggtaaataagtaaataaagtgctttcaaaaaatcaaaaaatctctctctctctctctctctctctctctctctctctctctctctcgggcttttattttttagttaagAATTTTACATTTTCGgattcaaatgttatttttttacttttggccCTGTTGTGGCTTAGGGGGCGTGGTATCAGCTGAGAGGGGCGTGACATCATGATTGACAGCTTAACAAAGACCAACCGCATTGCCTTCATGAAATCTGAAATTATGAATCAACACTTTTAGTACACCAAATtgacttatttatttacatctACCTCAAACTGCTTCATATTTCTAATCTTAATGAAACACAACctttcaaactattttttttctttgaacttTTGAACAAATGTGTGAAGACATAAACAAACAGATCTTGAGTGAGAAGTTGAATGTATACGTTTGGGGCCTCTGAGGTCATCAGGGGCCTGTACCATGATGGTAGTTCAACAAACTCAGGGTTCCAGGACCGAAGCAATCAGGCTTTATTGGTACCATGACGCTTATCAACTCACTTTAAGAACTGAATGATATTATTTGTATtgcttgtatttttcaatgttgaaGACCAATGTTCTTTTACAAAAGATCAAAGCTTTTGTCCTGGATTTGGCTGCATAGAATTATTTTGATTATGAATTGATTTCTTTGATAAATGCAAATATCACTGCATTACTGTTGTTGCAGGTGAAGCTGTGAACCACCTTCACACTTCCCcaatattcacagattcatccAACTTGTGTCCACCAAGAGGACGGTGACTTCATCAGAGGTGCTtacaaagagggagaagaattctattttattgtgaaacaaaaCCAATGAACCGATACAACTCCATCTttaaaacaagctgttttttaaatgcgaAGCAGTAATTGTTCTCTACGgttgatatttatttgtgtgtctttaaaaaGCACAGATGGAGAAAGTAAAGAAGGAAATGCTGAGCATTTTAAAGGAGCTCAAGGAGGAGGACTACAAAGAGTTCAAATGGTACCTGGAGAACCATCCAAGCCCAGAAGACCCCCGATCAATCCCACCCTGTGACCTGCAGAACGCAGACAGGATGGACACAGTGGACCTGATCGTACGATGCTACGACACAGACTCGGTTCAAGTGACCATGAAAGTTTTGGAAGAGATGAAAATAAACGATCTGGCCGaaaaattatccaaaatgaacTTTAACCCAACGGGTAAGTTGTTAAAACCAGGAACAAAAACATCATATGCGTATAATAAAGATACAACTGATTATTAACGTCAATTTGATTCTAaacaaatgttaataaaagCAGGACACCACCCTTGGATTAGGGATTTAAAACCAAATTATAAATTGAGTCTCATAACTGCTGTTCACTCAATAAGAGGAACTATTCCATATTAAGTGTTGGTTTTAATTTGAGCAGAGACTGTTTATAGCAGCTATTATCACTCTACAAATGCACAAAGTAATCACAATAACATCTTGTTTCAGGCGAAACgaatcctgcaggaggagatagAGGTCACGGTGAAGAGACTTTTTGAACCTTTTAAATAATTTCCATGGTCATAGTTCTTGATTGTCAAGATCTCACAGTCAGTATTCTGAGGAGCCTCAGATAGGAATGCagagaaatacaacaaatagtTTAATCCAAGGGAAATATTACACCATTAAAGTAAAGCACTATctggtttttatctttttttcttgttcattcAGAGATTTTCAGCAACTGTCaacgtgaactcaaatccaccCTGAAGGAGAGGTTCCAGTCtctgtttgagggcatcgcagAAGACGGAAACTCAACCCTtttgaatgagatctacacagagatCTACATCACaaagggagggactgcagaggtcaataaagaacatgaggtcagacagattgaagcAGCATCCTGGAAGCCAGAcggaccagaaacaaccatcagacaagaagacctcttcaaagcctcagATGGCAGCAAGAAAcaaatcagaacagtgatgactaagggagtggctggcattgggaaaacagtcttaacacagaagttcactctggactgggcagAAGAtaaagaccaccaggacatacagttcacatttccattcaccttcaaagagctgaatgtgcagagagaggagaaatacagcttggtgggacttgttcatgatttcttcagtgaaaccaaagcagcaggaatctgcaggtttgagaagttccaggttgtgttcatctttgacggtctggatgagtgtcgacttcctctggactttgACAACAAtaagatcctgactgatgtcacagagaccacctcagtggatgtgctcctcacaaacctcatcagggggaagctgcttccctctgctcgcctctggataaccacacgacctgcagcagccaatcagatccctcctgagtgtgttggcatggtgacagaggtcagagggttcactgacgcccagaaggaggagtacttcaggaagaggttcagagatgaggagcaggccagcaggatcatctctcacatcaagacctcacgaagcctccacatcatgtgccacatccctgtcttctgctggatcactgctggagttctggaggaggagttgaagaccacagagggaggagaactgcccaagaccctgactgagatgtacatccactttcTGGTTGTTCAGTCCATGGTAAAGAAGGACAAGTATCATGGAGTAGCTGAGACGGATCCGCACTGGattccagagagcaggaagatgatcgagtctctgggaaaactggcctttgatcagctgcagaaggGCAACCTGATATTTTATGAATctgacctgacagagtgtggcatcgatatcagagcagcctcagtgtactcaggagtgttcactcagatctttagACAGGAGAGTGGACTGTACAAGAAGGTGTTgcaggtgttctgcttcgtccatctgagtgttcaggagtttctggctgctcttcatgtccatctgacctaCATCAACTCTGGTGTCAATTTGTTTTCAGGAGAACAAAAATACTCACTATGGTCTAAAGTCTTTGGAGCAAAACCTAAACCCAAACatctctaccagagtgctgtggaccaggccttacagagtcctaatggacaccttgacttgttcctccgcttcctcctgggtctttcacTCGAGACAAATCAGACACTCTTAGAAGGTCTGCTCACACAGAGAGGAAGTCgctcacagaccaatcagagaacagtccagtacatcaaggagaagatcattGAGAacgtgtctccagagaaaagcctCAATCTGTTCCattgtctgaatgaactgaatgatggttctctagtggaggacATCCAACAGTCCGTTAATTCAGGATGTCTCTCCATAGATAAActctctcctgctcagtggtcagctctggtctttattttactgtCATCAGTAAAAGATCTacaggtgtttgacctgaagaaatactctgcttcagaggaggctcttctgaggctgctgccagtggtgaAAGTCTCTAACAAAGCTCTGTAAGTACAGCGAGTTAGATTCATACATCATAAATTAAATATGTTGCCCTGTTTTCTACTCATTGTTcttgttttcttcattgttgTTTCTTCAGACTAAGTGACTGTAATCTCTcaaagagaagctgtgaagctctgtcctcagtcctcagctccaagtcctctagtctgagagagcTGGATCTGAGTTACAACggcctgcaggattcaggagtgaagctgctgtctgctggactggagagtccacactgtgaactggagactctcaggtcaggattcaataAATGTTCATTTGGTGTCTTTACTTACTTCAATGgtacatttctgtctttttgatTAGATTCCTTTTGCTTGTgtggtttaaatcaaacatGTGTTTTCCACATATTATATTtccataaaaatgtgttttttagatTATTTTCAATATCATGTTACAAGTTGAAATATTGGAGATTAAACATAGAGTAACCATTATACTCTGACCCCTCAGTAGCCGGACAGTATCTCAGTACTGCAGTGAACTACCAGTCCTCACAACTCTctcagatcatgtgacatgtgtgttcttttgtgtttc encodes:
- the LOC119226360 gene encoding protein NLRC3-like — its product is MEKVKKEMLSILKELKEEDYKEFKWYLENHPSPEDPRSIPPCDLQNADRMDTVDLIVRCYDTDSVQVTMKVLEEMKINDLAEKLSKMNFNPTEIFSNCQRELKSTLKERFQSLFEGIAEDGNSTLLNEIYTEIYITKGGTAEVNKEHEVRQIEAASWKPDGPETTIRQEDLFKASDGSKKQIRTVMTKGVAGIGKTVLTQKFTLDWAEDKDHQDIQFTFPFTFKELNVQREEKYSLVGLVHDFFSETKAAGICRFEKFQVVFIFDGLDECRLPLDFDNNKILTDVTETTSVDVLLTNLIRGKLLPSARLWITTRPAAANQIPPECVGMVTEVRGFTDAQKEEYFRKRFRDEEQASRIISHIKTSRSLHIMCHIPVFCWITAGVLEEELKTTEGGELPKTLTEMYIHFLVVQSMVKKDKYHGVAETDPHWIPESRKMIESLGKLAFDQLQKGNLIFYESDLTECGIDIRAASVYSGVFTQIFRQESGLYKKVLQVFCFVHLSVQEFLAALHVHLTYINSGVNLFSGEQKYSLWSKVFGAKPKPKHLYQSAVDQALQSPNGHLDLFLRFLLGLSLETNQTLLEGLLTQRGSRSQTNQRTVQYIKEKIIENVSPEKSLNLFHCLNELNDGSLVEDIQQSVNSGCLSIDKLSPAQWSALVFILLSSVKDLQVFDLKKYSASEEALLRLLPVVKVSNKALLSDCNLSKRSCEALSSVLSSKSSSLRELDLSYNGLQDSGVKLLSAGLESPHCELETLRLSGCLITQEGCASLASALSSNPSHLRELDLSYNHPGDSGVKLLSDGLEASHWTLETLRVEPAGVRWFRPGLRKYSCELTIDTNTVHRDLKMSDNNRKVTLVWKEVQSYPDHPDRFDYWTQLLCRTGLTGRCYWEVEWSGGVKVSVSYRGIKRKGRSDDCVFGWNDQSWSLRCSNYGYSVLHNKTVTHITSTSSSSSSSRRVAVYVDCPAGSLSFYRVSSDTLIHLHTFNTTFTQPFYPGFGIGFWSSSASSVSLCSL